The Roseococcus microcysteis genome contains a region encoding:
- the tpiA gene encoding triose-phosphate isomerase, whose amino-acid sequence MRPLIAGNWKMHGTVREAARLAEAVREGVEGVDLLVCPPFPHLHTVSVVLLGGRVAVGGQDCHAAAKGAHTGDVSAAMLRDVGATHVILGHSERRADHAENDAVVLAKTKAALAAGLIPIVCVGETEAERLGGLAESVVRGQLEGSIPYGFVTAGGIVAYEPVWAIGTGRTPTEDDITAIHATMRAALVERFGPAARTTRLLYGGSVKPGNAKSILALPEVDGALVGGASLVAEDFLAIARAAPV is encoded by the coding sequence ATTCGTCCCCTCATCGCCGGCAACTGGAAGATGCACGGGACCGTGCGCGAGGCCGCGCGCCTCGCCGAGGCGGTGCGCGAGGGGGTGGAGGGCGTGGACCTGCTGGTCTGCCCGCCCTTCCCCCATCTCCACACCGTGTCGGTGGTGCTGCTGGGCGGGCGCGTCGCGGTGGGCGGGCAGGATTGCCACGCCGCCGCCAAGGGCGCCCATACCGGCGATGTGAGCGCGGCCATGCTGCGCGATGTGGGCGCCACCCATGTCATCCTCGGCCATTCCGAGCGCCGGGCCGACCATGCCGAGAATGACGCCGTCGTGCTGGCCAAGACCAAGGCGGCGCTGGCCGCGGGCCTCATTCCCATCGTCTGCGTGGGCGAGACCGAGGCCGAGCGCCTGGGCGGCCTCGCGGAATCGGTGGTGCGCGGCCAGCTGGAGGGGTCCATCCCCTATGGTTTCGTGACCGCCGGCGGCATCGTGGCCTATGAGCCCGTCTGGGCCATCGGCACCGGCCGCACGCCGACCGAGGACGACATCACGGCCATCCACGCCACCATGCGCGCCGCCCTGGTGGAACGCTTCGGCCCCGCCGCGCGGACCACGCGGCTGCTCTATGGCGGCTCGGTGAAGCCGGGCAACGCGAAATCCATCCTGGCCCTGCCCGAGGTGGACGGCGCCCTGGTGGGGGGCGCCAGCCTCGTCGCCGAGGATTTCCTGGCCATCGCCCGCGCCGCCCCCGTCTGA
- a CDS encoding peptidylprolyl isomerase produces MITFMRRMAATWAAKVLFILLILSFAVWGIEDMIRGIGRDDSVARVSGQAIEAPEAQEAARRELQRISRALQGRFEPDAAMRRAVAEQVVEGLVLDRVLQQEAARMGVVVPDDAVRDYVFRIPGFQGADGRFSREIFNSFLRNNDMSEPFFLGLLRTDLARQQMSGAVRAGAALPETAGRRLLGWSLERRSVTLVELPFAQAPEPEAPTEAQLARFHENNPALFSTPEFRDVSVITMNAERLMAAVEVSEREIEDAYAAARDRFEVAERRRIQQVIVQEEAQARALAEAWAAAPDFATFQAAARAEGAAASELPPTTQAELPIATLGDAAFALAPDTISAPIQSPFGWHVLRVVEVTPPSRRELAEVRDELRNEIAAERAADVAFDRANRIEDALAGRVGLADIAQRYDLAYARVRMDATGQTPEGTPAELPVADAAREAAIRAIFAQAPNADVRLQEGDWGFMAAQVNEVIAPSLIPLEEVREEVVAAYMADARRRAQDARAAALLAAVRGGQTLAAAAEAAGITAEALGPFGREPGGGNPMPRDLLAPTFELAANGVTMVELPQSFAVIQLTGVTPADLTGQEQPIAAVRATGAQRMADDIERQYQAALRARADVRINPRMMDRVAGNSLP; encoded by the coding sequence ATGATCACCTTCATGCGCCGCATGGCCGCGACCTGGGCCGCCAAGGTCCTTTTCATCCTCCTGATCCTCTCCTTCGCCGTCTGGGGGATCGAGGACATGATCCGCGGCATCGGCCGGGACGACAGCGTCGCCCGCGTCTCGGGCCAGGCCATCGAGGCGCCCGAGGCGCAGGAGGCCGCGCGGCGCGAGTTGCAGCGCATCAGCCGCGCGCTCCAGGGCCGGTTCGAGCCGGACGCCGCCATGCGCCGCGCCGTGGCCGAGCAGGTGGTGGAGGGCCTGGTCCTCGACCGCGTGCTCCAGCAGGAGGCGGCGCGGATGGGCGTGGTGGTGCCCGATGACGCGGTGCGCGACTATGTGTTCCGCATCCCCGGCTTCCAGGGGGCGGATGGCCGCTTCTCGCGCGAGATCTTCAACAGCTTCCTGCGCAACAACGACATGAGCGAGCCCTTCTTCCTGGGCCTGCTCCGCACCGACCTCGCCCGGCAGCAGATGTCGGGCGCGGTGCGGGCGGGCGCCGCCCTGCCGGAGACGGCCGGGCGCCGCCTGCTGGGCTGGTCGCTGGAACGGCGCAGCGTGACGCTGGTGGAACTGCCCTTCGCCCAGGCGCCGGAGCCCGAGGCGCCGACCGAGGCGCAGCTCGCCCGCTTCCACGAGAACAACCCGGCCCTGTTCTCCACCCCCGAATTCCGCGACGTCAGCGTCATCACCATGAACGCCGAGCGGCTGATGGCCGCGGTGGAGGTGAGCGAGCGCGAGATCGAGGACGCCTACGCCGCCGCCCGCGACCGCTTCGAGGTGGCCGAGCGCCGGCGCATCCAGCAGGTGATCGTGCAGGAGGAGGCCCAGGCCCGCGCCCTGGCCGAGGCCTGGGCCGCCGCCCCCGACTTCGCCACCTTCCAGGCCGCCGCCCGCGCCGAGGGCGCCGCCGCCAGCGAATTGCCGCCCACCACCCAGGCCGAGCTGCCCATCGCCACCCTGGGCGATGCCGCCTTCGCCCTGGCGCCGGACACCATCTCCGCCCCCATCCAGTCGCCCTTCGGCTGGCATGTGCTGCGGGTGGTGGAGGTGACGCCGCCCAGCCGGCGTGAACTGGCCGAAGTGCGGGACGAACTCCGCAACGAGATCGCGGCCGAGCGCGCCGCCGATGTCGCCTTCGACCGCGCCAACCGCATCGAGGATGCGCTGGCCGGGCGCGTGGGGCTGGCCGACATCGCCCAGCGCTATGACCTGGCCTATGCGCGCGTGCGGATGGACGCGACGGGCCAGACGCCCGAGGGCACGCCCGCCGAACTGCCCGTGGCGGACGCGGCGCGCGAGGCCGCCATCCGCGCCATCTTCGCCCAGGCGCCCAACGCCGATGTGCGCCTGCAGGAGGGCGATTGGGGCTTCATGGCCGCCCAGGTGAACGAGGTGATCGCCCCCAGCCTCATCCCGCTCGAGGAGGTGCGCGAGGAGGTGGTGGCGGCCTACATGGCCGATGCCCGCCGCCGCGCCCAGGATGCGCGCGCCGCCGCCCTGCTGGCCGCGGTGCGGGGCGGCCAGACCCTGGCCGCCGCCGCCGAGGCCGCCGGCATCACCGCCGAGGCGCTCGGTCCCTTCGGGCGCGAGCCGGGCGGCGGCAACCCCATGCCGCGCGACCTGCTGGCGCCCACCTTCGAGCTGGCGGCCAATGGCGTGACCATGGTGGAGCTGCCGCAATCCTTCGCCGTGATCCAGCTGACGGGCGTGACGCCGGCCGACCTGACGGGCCAGGAGCAGCCCATCGCCGCCGTGCGCGCCACGGGCGCCCAGCGCATGGCCGACGACATCGAGCGGCAATACCAGGCGGCGCTGCGCGCGCGCGCCGATGTGCGGATCAACCCGCGCATGATGGACCGCGTGGCGGGGAATTCGCTGCCATGA